A window of Eubacteriaceae bacterium ES3 contains these coding sequences:
- a CDS encoding AAA family ATPase has protein sequence MKATKSIAITGKGGTGKTVVATTLIRLLSERFPGRVLAIDADSAMSLPYTLDLEIKDTVSNIRKGILGTDQLRNELNESPTKEMMRRILTHADGYDLLVMGRPEEPGCFCAVNALLRYGIDSLAGDYDFVIIDGEAGPEQINRRVMESIDMLLVVADMSKRSLETAAGIIEVARDQEDGIKVAEAGLVLNRVKDDQAANAFIKKTGLEIFATLPEDQLVNSFDREGKSLLELPIDSPCPMAVAEIIKKLIPDESLSVAN, from the coding sequence ATGAAAGCAACCAAATCCATCGCAATTACGGGAAAAGGAGGAACCGGCAAAACAGTTGTGGCAACGACCTTAATTCGTCTTTTGTCAGAACGGTTTCCGGGCAGAGTCCTGGCGATTGATGCTGACTCAGCCATGAGTCTTCCCTATACCCTTGATCTGGAAATTAAAGATACTGTCAGCAATATCAGAAAAGGGATATTGGGGACCGATCAGCTTCGAAATGAATTAAATGAAAGCCCGACTAAAGAAATGATGCGCAGAATCTTAACCCATGCTGATGGATATGACTTGCTTGTAATGGGAAGACCTGAAGAACCAGGATGTTTCTGTGCGGTCAATGCCCTGCTTCGATATGGGATTGACTCCCTGGCTGGAGATTATGATTTTGTCATTATTGACGGTGAGGCTGGTCCGGAGCAGATCAATCGCCGGGTTATGGAAAGTATTGATATGCTTCTAGTCGTTGCGGATATGTCAAAAAGAAGTCTGGAAACGGCAGCTGGGATTATTGAAGTGGCAAGAGATCAGGAAGATGGAATCAAGGTCGCGGAAGCCGGCCTGGTGCTTAATCGGGTTAAAGATGATCAGGCAGCCAATGCTTTTATTAAAAAAACCGGCTTGGAAATTTTTGCAACTCTGCCGGAAGATCAGCTGGTTAACAGTTTTGATAGAGAAGGGAAAAGTTTGTTGGAATTGCCGATCGACTCTCCATGTCCTATGGCTGTAGCAGAGATTATAAAGAAACTCATTCCTGATGAGTCACTTTCGGTAGCAAATTAA
- a CDS encoding 2-hydroxyacyl-CoA dehydratase family protein, with protein MSEPMNLISSTCEQVDSIINYMSKKDPKSLWMFDVQKAYWEDVRDAHKNGKKVIFFGGPAPIEFIYAFDAVPFFLDMMPTRLASNVEAVSVYIDEAEKHVPPTVCGLDKVELGIALRGEYGVVPDGYVYCTVPCDSARVCHPAIDKIFGVPSFRLDVPFRRDDRGYNYLADQYKDFIKFMEDVTGKKMDWDKFAEVAKISDETNDLLEKIADLRKLKPCPLPGRLLVLNEMVACMAGHPAMLKYMQAQYKLGTMLAEKGIGAVKEEKYRVSWLQNIVWANAGLLDWMEKTYGAVMVMDGFGYQKGILFDGDYSPEHARYIMAKKALEVPMIHGASGPAAHYVDLVEGIMADYDVNVSMFIGHVGCKHTFAAAKIVTDMIQDKFGIPTLNVDLDAIDLRYKSIDEVKVAIGEYMETIVGAEPIPREEKKAAPQA; from the coding sequence ATGAGTGAACCAATGAATTTAATTTCCAGCACCTGCGAGCAGGTAGACAGTATTATCAATTATATGTCGAAAAAAGATCCTAAAAGTTTATGGATGTTTGATGTCCAGAAAGCCTATTGGGAAGACGTAAGAGATGCCCATAAGAACGGGAAAAAAGTAATCTTCTTCGGAGGTCCGGCCCCGATCGAATTTATTTATGCCTTTGATGCAGTTCCTTTCTTTCTGGATATGATGCCAACCCGTCTGGCCAGCAATGTGGAAGCGGTGTCTGTCTATATCGACGAAGCAGAGAAACATGTTCCGCCAACAGTATGCGGTTTGGATAAGGTAGAGTTAGGAATTGCCCTGCGTGGGGAATATGGTGTGGTACCGGATGGATATGTTTACTGTACAGTTCCATGCGATTCTGCCCGAGTCTGTCATCCAGCTATCGATAAAATATTTGGCGTTCCATCTTTCCGACTGGATGTACCGTTTAGACGTGATGATCGCGGATATAATTATCTGGCCGATCAGTACAAAGATTTTATTAAATTTATGGAAGATGTTACTGGTAAAAAGATGGATTGGGATAAATTCGCGGAAGTAGCAAAAATTTCTGATGAAACCAATGATCTCTTAGAGAAAATTGCTGATCTGAGAAAATTGAAGCCATGTCCATTACCAGGCCGATTGCTGGTACTTAATGAAATGGTCGCCTGTATGGCAGGTCATCCGGCTATGCTTAAATATATGCAGGCTCAGTACAAACTGGGAACTATGCTGGCTGAAAAAGGTATTGGCGCCGTTAAAGAAGAAAAATATCGAGTGTCCTGGCTGCAGAATATCGTATGGGCAAATGCTGGTCTTTTGGATTGGATGGAAAAGACTTACGGTGCGGTAATGGTTATGGACGGATTTGGCTATCAGAAGGGAATCTTGTTTGACGGTGACTACAGTCCGGAGCATGCCCGATACATTATGGCTAAAAAAGCCCTTGAAGTTCCAATGATTCACGGAGCTTCAGGTCCGGCAGCACATTATGTGGATCTTGTTGAAGGGATCATGGCTGACTATGATGTCAATGTTTCAATGTTTATCGGCCATGTTGGTTGTAAACATACTTTTGCTGCAGCTAAAATTGTTACCGATATGATTCAGGATAAATTTGGCATACCTACTTTAAACGTCGATTTGGATGCTATTGACCTGAGATATAAGAGTATTGACGAAGTCAAAGTAGCTATCGGTGAATATATGGAAACTATCGTTGGTGCTGAACCAATTCCGAGAGAAGAGAAAAAAGCAGCCCCCCAGGCATAA
- a CDS encoding 2-hydroxyacyl-CoA dehydratase family protein, producing MNFDKLFDTNVGSDSLKEWRAAGKKAIGTVCCHVPEEIIHAAGMLPVRIRATGCKDSSEAETWMTSFSCSFAKSCLQHLIDGTYELDGVISSDGCLMAGRILDNWSHIDQKTDNRYYHELAAPRITKDISVEYYKNELKDIIKGLEEFAGVTITDEKLLASIDLYNETRALIKELYALRKEQYPVVSGTETLKIILASTSMPKEEFNELLRGFLDEAKKREPIKDYRIRTMMIGSALDEPRYMEVIEEKGGLVVTDALCFGSRYLWEPVVVEGDDILMSIANSYLKRPVCPRMIDLHDELYDFILNMAQEYKIDGIIYEKMQNCECWGGEGVYFNDKIKAAGIPMLTVEREQLMANEGQLAIRAEAFIEMIEQEV from the coding sequence ATGAATTTTGATAAGTTATTTGATACAAACGTCGGCAGCGATTCTTTAAAAGAATGGCGAGCTGCCGGTAAAAAAGCTATTGGTACTGTTTGCTGCCATGTTCCGGAGGAAATTATTCATGCGGCTGGTATGCTGCCGGTACGAATTCGGGCAACGGGATGTAAAGACAGCAGTGAAGCTGAAACATGGATGACCTCTTTCAGCTGCAGTTTTGCCAAATCCTGTCTCCAGCATTTAATTGACGGGACTTATGAGCTGGATGGTGTTATTTCATCAGACGGATGTCTGATGGCCGGAAGAATCTTAGATAACTGGTCTCATATTGATCAAAAAACTGACAACCGTTACTATCACGAGCTGGCAGCGCCAAGAATCACTAAAGATATCAGCGTGGAGTATTACAAAAACGAACTGAAGGATATCATAAAGGGTCTGGAAGAATTTGCTGGAGTCACCATTACTGATGAAAAATTACTTGCTTCTATTGACCTTTACAACGAGACTCGTGCTTTGATCAAGGAGCTGTATGCGCTGAGAAAAGAGCAGTATCCTGTTGTCAGCGGGACTGAAACACTGAAGATCATTCTTGCTTCAACATCAATGCCAAAGGAAGAATTTAATGAATTGCTGAGAGGATTCCTCGATGAGGCAAAAAAACGGGAGCCGATTAAAGATTACAGAATCAGAACCATGATGATCGGAAGTGCTTTAGATGAACCAAGATATATGGAAGTAATCGAAGAAAAAGGCGGATTGGTCGTGACTGATGCCCTTTGCTTTGGAAGTCGATATTTATGGGAGCCGGTTGTTGTAGAAGGTGATGATATCTTAATGTCAATCGCCAACTCTTACCTGAAGCGTCCGGTATGTCCAAGAATGATTGATCTTCATGATGAACTGTATGACTTCATTTTAAATATGGCACAAGAATATAAGATAGATGGAATTATTTATGAAAAAATGCAAAATTGTGAATGCTGGGGTGGTGAAGGTGTCTACTTTAACGACAAGATCAAAGCTGCCGGTATTCCGATGTTAACGGTTGAACGTGAACAGCTGATGGCGAATGAAGGCCAGCTGGCAATTCGTGCTGAAGCATTTATTGAGATGATTGAACAGGAGGTATAG
- the bzdQ gene encoding benzoyl-CoA reductase, bzd-type, subunit Q has protein sequence MKDTKKIDYWRWAENRWQNPEIREWKGSLLTAGVDIGSTSTQTVIVADGKPFAYASMRTGNNSPDSAVNAIRWAIKDTGITLDDLQFTVGTGYGRVNVPFADQTVTEITCHARGANYIYGDTVRTILDMGGQDCKAIHCDERGKVTSFIMNDKCAAGTGRGMEVIADLLAIPVEEIGQASFEIDEEPEPVSSICVVFAKTEAANLMRAGWSKEKVLAAYCHAMALRVVRLLERNGLEPGFAITGGIAKNIGVTRRIEKMLGMKVMTPTMDTQIAGAMGAALIARDLVQKKNAAAEKFLKQA, from the coding sequence ATGAAAGATACGAAAAAAATTGATTATTGGAGATGGGCGGAAAACAGATGGCAGAATCCTGAAATCCGTGAATGGAAAGGCAGTCTGTTAACCGCTGGTGTTGATATCGGTTCGACCAGTACCCAGACTGTCATTGTGGCTGATGGAAAACCTTTTGCCTATGCCAGTATGAGAACCGGAAATAACAGCCCGGATTCGGCAGTCAACGCCATCAGATGGGCTATCAAGGATACTGGGATTACCCTGGATGATTTGCAATTTACAGTGGGCACCGGCTACGGCAGGGTAAATGTACCTTTTGCTGACCAGACGGTGACAGAAATCACCTGTCATGCCCGGGGAGCCAATTATATTTATGGCGATACCGTCCGGACTATTCTGGATATGGGTGGTCAGGACTGTAAAGCTATTCACTGTGATGAAAGGGGTAAGGTTACTTCATTCATTATGAATGATAAGTGTGCGGCCGGAACAGGCCGGGGAATGGAAGTTATTGCCGATTTGCTGGCCATACCGGTGGAGGAGATTGGTCAGGCTTCATTCGAGATTGATGAAGAACCCGAACCGGTTTCATCTATCTGTGTTGTCTTTGCGAAGACAGAAGCCGCTAATCTGATGAGAGCCGGCTGGAGCAAGGAAAAAGTATTAGCGGCCTATTGCCATGCCATGGCCTTGCGGGTTGTACGGCTGTTGGAACGAAATGGACTGGAGCCAGGTTTTGCCATCACCGGCGGAATTGCCAAAAATATTGGTGTAACCAGAAGAATCGAAAAGATGCTGGGAATGAAGGTTATGACACCAACGATGGACACCCAGATAGCTGGTGCCATGGGGGCGGCCCTGATTGCCAGAGATTTGGTCCAGAAGAAAAATGCTGCTGCTGAGAAATTTTTAAAGCAGGCTTGA
- a CDS encoding acyl-CoA dehydratase activase has product MISIGIDCGNQNTKGVLLKDGQVIAKASVSTAFDNNLAGEAVFEALLEGSKIKESQVEAVGVTGAGRTLLSRSGKLSNEVQSAARGGRFFSETAQMIIDMGAEGCRVIKLRDNGTIEKYETNDKCASGAGMFVEAMARALQISVDEMGDYSKRHKKKLTTNAQCVVFAESEVISLVHNRETVEDIAYGVHMGVVTRIASLIRRVGLPENVMFIGGPGHNEGLVACMEEELERSLVTCPDTDYISSIGAALIAEG; this is encoded by the coding sequence ATGATAAGTATTGGAATCGATTGCGGGAATCAGAACACTAAAGGTGTTTTGCTAAAAGATGGCCAAGTGATTGCTAAGGCTAGCGTGTCGACGGCTTTTGATAACAATTTGGCCGGTGAAGCAGTTTTTGAGGCATTGCTTGAAGGCTCAAAGATAAAAGAATCGCAGGTGGAAGCGGTTGGCGTCACTGGGGCAGGCAGAACATTGCTGTCTCGTTCAGGAAAACTTAGCAACGAGGTTCAGTCTGCAGCTAGAGGTGGTCGCTTTTTTAGCGAAACCGCTCAGATGATCATTGATATGGGGGCTGAAGGCTGTCGGGTAATCAAGCTTAGAGATAACGGTACGATTGAGAAGTATGAGACAAATGATAAATGCGCTTCTGGTGCCGGAATGTTTGTCGAAGCCATGGCCCGAGCCTTGCAGATATCTGTGGATGAGATGGGAGATTACTCAAAGCGGCATAAAAAGAAGCTGACAACCAATGCTCAGTGTGTCGTTTTTGCTGAGTCGGAAGTGATTTCTCTAGTCCATAATAGAGAAACGGTTGAAGATATCGCCTATGGCGTTCATATGGGGGTTGTCACCCGGATCGCTTCGCTGATCAGGAGAGTAGGCCTGCCGGAAAACGTCATGTTTATTGGTGGTCCCGGCCACAATGAAGGTCTGGTCGCCTGTATGGAAGAAGAGCTTGAAAGAAGCCTGGTCACTTGCCCTGATACGGATTATATCAGCTCGATTGGCGCAGCTCTGATCGCTGAAGGATGA
- a CDS encoding class I adenylate-forming enzyme family protein codes for MTMDSTAFSCLNRLQTFTEKEQEAVYDYESGKRYSYQDLARRSDCLAWFLTETLGLKKGDRVGLCANNSIGYIDVFFAACKTGIILTSYNCLLRVEELQNMIESEDPRVIFYSEKLTKTVNLIRKDERGKKRTYIDLDSILLSDSDVIAYGDILKKGAERPFPPVNCQKEDIQMMIHTGGTTGQPKAAMLSYRSIIRNAESEISLLSLTEKDSAYVFLPFFHTAAWNVVALSLLLVGGRIILTERYDVRKAYKIIQEERPTVAMAVETIYKSLAADSQFDTTDFSCYRFMLSGAAPISYQVLDRYLSRGIKLVNAYGMTEIGPNNLCPPVNQMTITEIREKWRAAGKPMPYNNLRIIKEDGLDAKQGEKGELVWKGDLVFSGYWNNEKETRAIMVDGWVRSGDVGYCDEDGFIYICGRTKNMFICGGENIFPQEIEEVINNHECVEDSCVIGVADERWGEVGRALIKLKQGSHASRKEIIDHIKIELSSIKIPKYITFVDQIPKNQVGKRDLKLIKQEYGNAEE; via the coding sequence ATGACAATGGATTCAACAGCTTTTTCATGTCTGAATCGTCTGCAGACTTTTACAGAAAAAGAGCAGGAAGCAGTGTATGACTATGAGAGCGGAAAAAGATATTCGTATCAGGATCTTGCTAGACGCTCAGATTGTCTGGCATGGTTTCTGACAGAAACGCTTGGACTGAAAAAAGGTGACCGTGTCGGGCTCTGTGCCAATAATTCGATAGGCTATATTGATGTCTTTTTTGCAGCCTGCAAAACGGGAATTATCCTTACCAGCTATAACTGTCTTCTACGTGTTGAGGAACTTCAGAACATGATTGAAAGTGAAGATCCCAGAGTTATTTTCTATTCTGAAAAACTGACAAAGACAGTTAATCTTATAAGAAAAGATGAAAGAGGCAAAAAGCGAACTTATATTGATTTGGACTCCATCTTGTTATCAGATAGCGATGTGATCGCCTATGGTGACATTTTAAAAAAGGGGGCTGAACGGCCTTTTCCACCGGTTAACTGTCAAAAAGAAGACATTCAGATGATGATTCATACCGGCGGAACCACTGGTCAACCAAAAGCGGCAATGCTTTCCTATCGATCTATCATTCGTAATGCGGAGAGTGAGATTTCATTACTTTCTTTGACAGAAAAAGACTCTGCCTACGTATTTCTTCCCTTTTTTCATACTGCGGCCTGGAATGTTGTTGCGCTTTCACTTCTTTTAGTAGGCGGACGAATTATTTTAACAGAGCGGTATGATGTCAGGAAAGCTTATAAAATCATTCAAGAGGAGCGGCCGACCGTGGCGATGGCAGTGGAAACCATTTATAAATCGCTGGCGGCCGACTCACAATTTGATACGACCGATTTTTCATGTTATCGATTTATGTTGAGCGGAGCAGCACCGATTTCTTATCAGGTACTCGATAGATACCTGAGTCGGGGGATTAAACTGGTCAATGCCTATGGGATGACGGAGATTGGTCCAAACAATCTCTGCCCGCCGGTAAACCAGATGACCATTACCGAGATTAGGGAAAAATGGAGGGCTGCCGGCAAACCGATGCCCTATAATAATCTTCGGATTATCAAGGAAGATGGTTTAGATGCAAAACAGGGAGAAAAGGGAGAGCTGGTCTGGAAGGGTGATCTGGTATTTTCGGGCTATTGGAATAATGAAAAAGAAACCAGGGCCATTATGGTCGACGGCTGGGTTCGTTCCGGAGATGTGGGATACTGTGATGAGGATGGATTCATTTACATCTGCGGCCGGACTAAAAATATGTTTATCTGCGGTGGTGAAAATATCTTCCCCCAGGAGATTGAAGAAGTCATCAACAATCATGAGTGCGTTGAGGATTCTTGTGTAATTGGCGTAGCTGATGAGCGGTGGGGGGAAGTAGGGCGTGCCCTGATTAAACTGAAGCAGGGAAGTCATGCCAGTCGTAAAGAGATAATTGATCATATCAAGATTGAATTATCAAGTATAAAAATTCCCAAGTATATTACTTTTGTTGACCAAATTCCTAAAAATCAGGTTGGCAAGAGGGACTTGAAATTAATTAAACAGGAATATGGAAATGCCGAGGAATAA
- a CDS encoding thiolase family protein has protein sequence MKDAVIVAYGRSAVGKAPKGALKDTRPDELAAQVIRGIIDKVPGLPLEQLDDFILGCAFPEAEQGLNVARTVGLRAGLPISVAGQTVNRFCSSGLQSIAMAGNAIMAGQADAIMAGGMESMSKVPMGGNLLIPNPHFMDNWPDPHVAMGITAENVAVKYGITRQMQDEFAMESHLKAAKAQAENKFEKQIIPVDSVRLAVDEQGNPYSKLVPFVKDEGVRANITMEALTRLPTVFKKGGTVTPGNASQMSDGAAGVVMMSAEKAKALNLAPQARFVGFDVAGVDPAYMGIGPIEAIPKVLKRAGLSLSDIGLIELNEAFASQSIACIRELDLNPEIVNVNGGAIALGHPLGCTGSFLTAKLLEEMERRQVRYGLVSMCIGGGMGAAAIFERL, from the coding sequence ATGAAAGATGCAGTAATTGTCGCTTACGGGCGAAGCGCTGTGGGAAAGGCCCCAAAAGGCGCATTAAAAGATACAAGACCGGATGAACTTGCGGCTCAGGTGATCCGGGGGATTATAGATAAAGTTCCGGGATTGCCACTGGAACAATTGGATGATTTTATATTGGGCTGTGCCTTTCCGGAAGCGGAACAGGGATTAAATGTAGCCCGAACAGTAGGTTTACGAGCGGGTTTGCCGATCAGTGTTGCCGGACAGACCGTTAATCGTTTCTGTTCGTCAGGGCTGCAGTCGATCGCCATGGCGGGTAATGCCATTATGGCTGGTCAGGCTGATGCAATTATGGCCGGCGGGATGGAATCTATGAGTAAAGTGCCGATGGGCGGAAATCTGTTGATACCCAATCCCCATTTTATGGATAACTGGCCGGATCCCCATGTTGCCATGGGAATCACTGCTGAAAACGTTGCAGTTAAATATGGGATTACACGTCAGATGCAGGATGAGTTTGCTATGGAAAGTCATCTGAAAGCTGCAAAGGCACAAGCAGAAAACAAGTTTGAGAAACAGATTATTCCGGTTGATTCAGTTCGTCTGGCTGTGGATGAACAGGGTAATCCCTATTCTAAGCTGGTTCCTTTTGTAAAAGATGAAGGTGTACGCGCCAATATTACCATGGAAGCTCTGACCAGACTACCGACGGTATTCAAAAAAGGTGGAACAGTAACTCCTGGTAATGCCTCTCAGATGAGTGATGGTGCCGCTGGTGTTGTGATGATGTCAGCTGAAAAGGCCAAAGCATTAAATTTAGCGCCACAGGCAAGATTTGTCGGTTTTGATGTAGCGGGTGTTGATCCGGCTTACATGGGTATCGGTCCGATTGAAGCGATTCCGAAAGTGCTCAAACGAGCAGGCCTGTCATTATCTGATATCGGTCTGATCGAGCTTAATGAGGCTTTTGCTTCACAGTCTATTGCCTGTATCAGAGAACTGGATTTAAATCCGGAGATCGTCAATGTCAATGGTGGTGCTATTGCTTTGGGGCATCCGCTGGGATGTACCGGTTCATTCCTGACAGCAAAACTGCTGGAAGAAATGGAGCGTCGACAAGTCCGTTACGGACTGGTCAGTATGTGTATTGGCGGCGGTATGGGTGCTGCTGCTATCTTTGAGAGACTTTAA
- a CDS encoding 3-hydroxyacyl-CoA dehydrogenase/enoyl-CoA hydratase family protein: protein MNRVINRAAVIGAGVMGSGIAALLAGAGMQVALLDIVPRELNEKEIKKGVTEESPIFRNRLSQAGFDNIKNPKSGMLFSKEHLNNIKVGNLTDNLDMLSECDWIIEVVMEKLEIKKTVMKMIHEHQKEGSIVSSNTSGVSITAIAEDMPLEFRQHFLGTHFFNPPRYMRLFEMIPTADTLPEIVELMDKIASRDLGKVVVYAKDTPNFIGNRIGVYASIVCMQLMDKYELNIPTVDTLSGPVIGRPKSGSFKLADMVGLDVMCNVADNVLKSTTDEEEKVQYSVPAFVLDLVANGALGNKTKQGFYKKEIVEGQKVYKVYNQETKSYELMASEKFDSIKVALKSANKYENMAYGTEKENKFIWDVIKKTLLYAAKLAPTISDDYKMIDKALVAGFNWELGPFGIWDKIGLERSVAKMKEEGDSIPEWIEKRLEAGENTFYSAQEEAGSYLTVAGSQLVEKNGSAALKDLGDGVLALEFTGRGNALNPETIEMINHGASLLEGNDWKGLVIGNEGSFFCGGADLSTIAALAEKGDWNGLEKEILNLQTAVMALKYARRPVVAVPFGMTMGGGAEVCMHTAAVTPHCETYMGLVEAGVGLVPAGGGCTELLYRAVERCADSSNLSMLNGIKSVWKTIAMATVSTSGFDAVDKGFLRKDTWVVMNKDLLVSSAKKTVLDLVDRGYRPPVAKEIRVLGDFGKTSIQYDLEMMEKGGFISGHDHLIATKIAHILTGGNLPTGSKVNEQYLMGLEREAFLSLCGEEKTRQRIAHMLTTGKPLRN, encoded by the coding sequence ATGAATCGAGTTATCAATCGTGCAGCTGTTATCGGTGCGGGCGTAATGGGCAGTGGAATTGCTGCACTTCTTGCTGGAGCCGGTATGCAGGTGGCATTGTTGGATATTGTGCCACGAGAACTGAATGAAAAAGAAATTAAAAAAGGTGTGACAGAAGAGAGCCCGATATTCAGAAATCGTTTGTCTCAGGCGGGTTTTGATAATATTAAGAATCCAAAATCGGGAATGCTTTTTTCTAAAGAGCACCTTAATAATATCAAAGTTGGAAATTTGACAGATAATTTAGATATGCTTTCAGAATGTGACTGGATTATTGAAGTGGTCATGGAAAAACTGGAGATTAAAAAGACTGTCATGAAGATGATTCATGAACATCAAAAAGAAGGTTCGATTGTATCCAGTAATACCTCAGGGGTATCGATCACCGCTATTGCCGAGGATATGCCTCTTGAATTCCGTCAACATTTCTTAGGAACACACTTCTTTAATCCACCACGATACATGAGATTATTTGAAATGATCCCAACGGCTGATACCTTGCCTGAAATTGTTGAACTGATGGATAAGATTGCATCTCGCGACCTTGGCAAGGTAGTGGTTTATGCTAAGGATACCCCTAATTTCATTGGTAACAGAATTGGTGTTTATGCGTCAATTGTCTGTATGCAGTTGATGGATAAGTATGAACTTAATATTCCGACTGTCGACACTTTGAGTGGACCGGTTATCGGAAGACCTAAAAGTGGGAGTTTTAAACTGGCTGATATGGTTGGTTTGGATGTTATGTGCAATGTTGCCGATAATGTTCTGAAAAGCACTACTGATGAAGAGGAAAAAGTCCAATACAGTGTACCGGCATTTGTTCTTGATTTAGTTGCAAATGGTGCTCTTGGCAACAAAACCAAACAGGGTTTTTATAAAAAAGAAATCGTTGAAGGTCAAAAGGTCTATAAGGTCTATAACCAGGAAACTAAAAGCTACGAGCTGATGGCGTCTGAAAAGTTCGATTCGATTAAAGTAGCACTTAAATCGGCAAACAAATATGAAAATATGGCTTATGGCACGGAAAAAGAAAATAAATTTATCTGGGACGTAATTAAGAAGACCCTTCTATATGCGGCTAAATTAGCGCCAACCATTTCTGATGATTATAAGATGATCGATAAGGCTTTGGTTGCCGGATTTAACTGGGAATTGGGACCATTCGGGATTTGGGATAAAATCGGTCTTGAACGATCAGTTGCCAAAATGAAGGAAGAGGGTGATTCGATTCCTGAATGGATCGAAAAACGACTGGAAGCCGGCGAGAATACTTTCTACAGCGCTCAGGAAGAGGCCGGCAGCTATTTGACTGTCGCTGGTTCTCAGCTGGTTGAGAAAAATGGTTCGGCAGCTCTCAAGGACCTGGGAGATGGCGTTCTGGCTCTGGAGTTTACTGGAAGAGGAAATGCCCTTAATCCGGAAACGATTGAGATGATCAACCATGGCGCGTCACTTCTTGAAGGTAATGACTGGAAAGGCCTTGTTATTGGTAACGAAGGCAGCTTTTTCTGCGGGGGTGCAGATCTGTCGACAATAGCTGCATTAGCGGAAAAAGGCGACTGGAACGGCCTGGAAAAAGAGATTCTAAACCTGCAGACGGCAGTGATGGCTCTTAAATATGCCAGACGACCAGTTGTTGCAGTGCCATTTGGAATGACCATGGGCGGTGGCGCAGAAGTTTGTATGCATACAGCTGCAGTTACCCCTCATTGCGAAACCTATATGGGACTTGTTGAAGCGGGCGTTGGTCTGGTGCCGGCCGGTGGCGGATGTACAGAACTTCTTTACCGGGCGGTGGAAAGATGTGCAGATTCTTCTAACCTCTCAATGCTCAATGGAATCAAAAGCGTGTGGAAGACCATTGCCATGGCAACCGTGTCCACCAGCGGTTTTGATGCAGTTGACAAAGGGTTTTTAAGAAAAGACACTTGGGTTGTGATGAATAAGGACCTACTGGTTTCATCGGCTAAAAAAACCGTTCTGGATTTGGTTGATCGGGGATATCGTCCGCCGGTTGCCAAAGAAATCCGAGTGTTGGGAGACTTTGGAAAAACTTCCATTCAGTATGATCTTGAAATGATGGAAAAGGGCGGATTTATCTCTGGCCATGATCATCTGATCGCTACCAAAATAGCGCATATTCTAACCGGTGGAAATTTACCAACCGGAAGCAAGGTCAATGAGCAGTATCTGATGGGACTTGAGCGAGAAGCATTCCTGTCTCTGTGTGGCGAAGAAAAAACCCGCCAACGTATTGCCCATATGCTGACAACCGGAAAACCGCTGAGAAACTAA
- a CDS encoding enoyl-CoA hydratase-related protein, with the protein MEFQKLKLTSENGVSTIYMDSPKNLNAFDEELIDELVGALKVCEEDSAVKVVVLTSTGKAFSAGGDIGAMYKGIKSGQLNFTGAIAKMAQVSVAIKKLSKPVIGAVAGAVAGAGFNVALACDYLIAADNATFMQAFVNIGLIPDAGGLYLLTRAVGVNKALELSMTGRPVLAEEAKSLGFVANVVAAEDLEKVTMATAAKFAKGPRASYAEMKRLMYINEFSDFESYIEEEVKSQVLCGDTDDFKEGVCAFVEKRKPEYEA; encoded by the coding sequence ATGGAATTTCAAAAGCTAAAATTGACTTCAGAAAATGGAGTATCAACAATTTATATGGATAGCCCGAAAAACCTGAATGCATTTGATGAGGAACTGATTGATGAATTGGTTGGGGCCCTGAAAGTATGCGAGGAGGATTCGGCTGTGAAAGTGGTAGTACTGACCAGTACAGGAAAAGCTTTCAGTGCAGGAGGCGATATCGGTGCGATGTATAAGGGGATTAAAAGCGGACAACTTAATTTTACCGGTGCAATTGCCAAAATGGCCCAGGTTTCAGTTGCCATCAAGAAATTGTCTAAACCGGTAATTGGTGCAGTTGCTGGTGCAGTTGCTGGTGCCGGATTTAACGTTGCCCTGGCTTGTGACTATCTGATTGCTGCTGATAATGCTACTTTTATGCAGGCCTTTGTTAATATTGGACTAATCCCAGATGCTGGCGGTCTGTATCTGCTGACCAGAGCGGTAGGAGTAAACAAAGCCCTGGAATTATCGATGACTGGCCGACCAGTACTGGCGGAAGAGGCAAAAAGCCTGGGTTTTGTTGCAAATGTGGTTGCAGCTGAGGATTTGGAAAAAGTCACAATGGCAACAGCCGCGAAATTTGCCAAAGGACCTCGAGCCTCTTATGCAGAAATGAAACGATTGATGTATATTAATGAATTCAGTGACTTCGAGTCATATATAGAGGAAGAAGTTAAATCACAGGTGCTTTGCGGCGATACAGACGACTTTAAAGAAGGTGTTTGTGCGTTCGTCGAAAAGAGAAAACCTGAATATGAAGCATAG